A region from the Acinonyx jubatus isolate Ajub_Pintada_27869175 chromosome C2, VMU_Ajub_asm_v1.0, whole genome shotgun sequence genome encodes:
- the LOC106976888 gene encoding LOW QUALITY PROTEIN: gametocyte-specific factor 1-like (The sequence of the model RefSeq protein was modified relative to this genomic sequence to represent the inferred CDS: deleted 2 bases in 1 codon) has protein sequence MEETYVDSLDPEKLLQCPYDKNHQIRACRFPYHLIQCRKNHPDVANKLATCPFNAHHQVPRAAISHHISSCGDKSCIEQDVVNQTRNLGQETLAESTWQCPPFNEDWDKDLWEQTSTSFVWGTANYCGNNSPASNIVMEHKSNLASGMRVPKSLPYVLPWKNNGNAQ, from the exons ATGGAAGAAACTTACGTCGATTCCCTGGACCCTGAAAAGCTATTACAATGCCCCTATGATAAAAACCACCAGATCAGGGCCTGCAGGTTTCCTTATCATCTTATCCAGTGCAGAAAGAATCATCCTGATGTTGCAAACAAATTGGCTACTTGTCCCTTCAATGCTCACCACCAGGTTCCTCGGGCCGCAATAAGCCACCAT ATCTCAAGCTGTGGCGATAAAAGTTGTATTGAGCAGGATGTTGTCAACCAAACCAGGAACCTTGGACAAGAGACTCTGGCTGAGAGCACCTGGCAGTGCCCTCCTTTCAATGAAGACTGGGATAAAGATCTGTGGGAACAGACCAGCACCTCATTTGTCTGGGGCACAGCCAACTACTGTGGCAACAACAGCCCTGCAAGCAACATAGTTATGGAACATAAGAGTAACCTGGCTTCAGGCATGCGTGTTCCCAAGTCTCTGCCATATGTTCTGCCATGGAAAAACAATGGAAATGCACAGTAA